One window of the Roseovarius sp. THAF9 genome contains the following:
- the cobA gene encoding uroporphyrinogen-III C-methyltransferase — protein sequence MTGFVSFVSSGPGDPDLLTLKAVDRLKRADAVLFDDLSSGPILAHARRGADLVGVGKRAGRNSPKQDHVSRLLVDYARLDQRVVRLKSGDSGVFGRLEEEIVALKAEGIPYEIIPGVPSANAAAAAAGIPLTRRLTARRVQYITGHDVTGALPEDVNMAALADPAATTVVFMGKRTFPQLAVRLIDAGLPPATPAILAEAVSRPEQKISRHTVATLSDLLAQESSDHPALILYGSLAET from the coding sequence ATGACCGGCTTCGTGTCCTTCGTGTCCTCGGGTCCGGGCGACCCCGACCTGCTGACGCTGAAGGCCGTCGACCGGCTCAAGCGCGCCGACGCCGTGCTCTTCGACGACCTGTCCTCGGGTCCGATCCTGGCCCACGCAAGGCGCGGGGCCGACCTTGTAGGCGTGGGCAAGCGGGCCGGACGCAACTCGCCCAAGCAGGACCACGTCAGCCGCCTGCTCGTGGATTACGCCCGTCTGGATCAGCGTGTCGTGCGCCTGAAATCTGGCGACAGCGGCGTGTTCGGCCGGCTCGAAGAAGAAATCGTCGCTCTCAAGGCAGAGGGCATCCCATACGAAATCATCCCCGGCGTTCCGTCGGCCAATGCCGCTGCGGCCGCCGCCGGGATTCCCCTCACGCGTCGCCTGACCGCCCGACGCGTGCAATACATCACCGGCCACGACGTCACCGGCGCCCTTCCCGAGGACGTCAACATGGCCGCTCTGGCCGATCCCGCCGCGACAACCGTGGTTTTCATGGGAAAGCGCACCTTTCCGCAACTGGCCGTGCGCCTGATCGATGCGGGCCTTCCGCCCGCGACCCCCGCGATCTTGGCCGAAGCCGTCAGCCGCCCCGAACAGAAGATCAGCCGCCATACCGTCGCAACCTTGTCGGATCTGCTGGCGCAGGAGAGCAGCGACCATCCCGCCCTCATCCTTTACGGATCTCTGGCGGAAACATGA
- the cobF gene encoding precorrin-6A synthase (deacetylating), which produces MIDNLWLIGIGTGNPAHVTLEGADALRNAAVILLPTKGDDKEDLAHLRHDIIAASGSMARIVPFEYPVRDPDLPYIERVAAWHDEIARRWISALSGQSVDGPVALLVWGDPSLYDSTIRIAERLSPKPAIRVVPGITAIQALTAAHAIPLNTVDGPVRITTGRQLRDCGLPQYETTAVVMLDGLCSFQQLEPDGLHIWWGAYLGSDKQILIQGPLADVAAEIVKTRAQARAENGWIMDSYLLRRI; this is translated from the coding sequence ATGATCGACAATCTCTGGCTCATCGGAATCGGAACGGGCAACCCCGCGCATGTCACCCTCGAAGGAGCAGACGCGCTGCGGAACGCCGCCGTCATACTGCTGCCAACGAAAGGCGACGACAAAGAGGATCTCGCCCACCTCAGACACGATATCATCGCGGCGTCCGGCAGCATGGCTCGCATCGTGCCGTTCGAATACCCGGTGCGCGACCCCGACCTGCCCTACATCGAACGCGTGGCCGCGTGGCACGACGAGATCGCCCGACGCTGGATCTCGGCCCTGAGCGGGCAATCCGTCGACGGCCCGGTCGCCCTGCTCGTCTGGGGCGATCCGTCGCTCTACGACAGCACCATCCGGATTGCCGAACGTCTTTCTCCGAAACCGGCGATCCGCGTCGTGCCCGGCATCACGGCCATTCAGGCCCTGACCGCGGCCCATGCCATCCCGCTCAACACCGTGGACGGACCCGTGCGCATCACGACCGGCCGCCAACTCCGCGACTGCGGCCTTCCACAATATGAAACCACCGCTGTCGTGATGCTGGATGGTTTGTGCTCATTTCAGCAGCTGGAACCGGATGGGCTCCACATCTGGTGGGGCGCGTACTTGGGGTCCGACAAACAGATCCTGATCCAGGGGCCCCTGGCCGATGTCGCGGCTGAAATCGTAAAG